Proteins encoded within one genomic window of Streptomyces taklimakanensis:
- a CDS encoding endonuclease/exonuclease/phosphatase family protein, protein MARAYMTDTESRTSGEEAPGRSGPARPAVARLRRAFTRLGGEGRWRRGWVLAALAALVALLMVLHSRIPNRFGNLGSLLETFLPWLGLSIPVLLGAALLRRSATALVALLLPALVWANLFGGLIADKRGSGGDLTVLTHNVNADNPDPTGTARQLARAGADVVALQELPKRSVPRYEAALEDAYPYHSVQGTVGLWSRYPLSDARPVDIGIGWTRAMRATVDTPKGRIFAYVAHLPSVRVKFEAGFTARQRDLAADMLGEAIVLESIERGVLLGDLNGTMNDRALASVTSQMRSTQGAAGDGFGFSWPASFPMTRIDQIMVKGVEPVSSWSLPRTGSDHLPLAASVSW, encoded by the coding sequence ATGGCACGGGCGTACATGACGGACACGGAGTCGCGGACGTCGGGAGAGGAGGCGCCCGGCCGCTCCGGACCCGCCCGCCCGGCCGTCGCCCGGCTCCGGCGCGCGTTCACCCGGCTGGGCGGGGAGGGACGGTGGCGGCGCGGGTGGGTGCTCGCGGCGCTCGCCGCGCTGGTCGCCCTGCTGATGGTCCTGCACTCCCGCATCCCCAACCGGTTCGGCAACCTGGGCAGTCTGCTGGAGACCTTCCTGCCGTGGCTGGGCCTGTCGATCCCGGTGCTGCTGGGGGCCGCCCTGCTGCGCCGTTCGGCCACCGCGCTCGTCGCGCTGCTGCTGCCCGCCCTGGTGTGGGCGAACCTGTTCGGCGGACTGATCGCGGACAAGCGGGGCAGCGGCGGCGACCTGACGGTCCTCACCCACAACGTCAACGCCGACAATCCCGACCCGACCGGCACGGCGCGGCAGCTCGCCCGGGCCGGCGCCGACGTGGTGGCGCTCCAGGAGCTGCCGAAGCGTTCGGTCCCCCGGTACGAAGCGGCGCTGGAGGACGCCTATCCGTACCACTCCGTGCAGGGCACGGTCGGCCTCTGGAGCAGGTATCCGCTCAGCGACGCCAGGCCGGTGGACATCGGGATCGGTTGGACCCGGGCCATGCGCGCGACCGTCGACACGCCCAAGGGCAGGATCTTCGCGTACGTGGCGCACCTGCCGTCGGTACGGGTGAAGTTCGAGGCCGGCTTCACCGCCCGGCAGCGGGATCTGGCCGCCGACATGCTGGGCGAGGCCATCGTGCTGGAGTCCATCGAGCGGGGCGTGCTGCTCGGCGACCTCAACGGGACGATGAACGACCGGGCGCTGGCGTCCGTCACCTCCCAGATGCGCTCCACCCAGGGTGCGGCCGGCGACGGCTTCGGCTTCAGCTGGCCGGCGTCGTTCCCGATGACGCGGATCGACCAGATCATGGTGAAGGGGGTCGAACCGGTCTCGTCGTGGTCGCTGCCGCGGACCGGGAGCGACCACCTGCCGCTCGCGGCGTCGGTGAGCTGGTAG